One window of the Thamnophis elegans isolate rThaEle1 chromosome 6, rThaEle1.pri, whole genome shotgun sequence genome contains the following:
- the LOC116510084 gene encoding uncharacterized protein LOC116510084, translating into MPPGGPLSPGVLPGVRQLRSASIPVILEFLQDGLDKGLAPNTLRRQVVALSTILAPEGHHSLSRHPTIHSFLRGATNLSPPMVHRYPTWDLNVVLQALVEPPFEPLSSASLKHLTFKTVFLIAITSARRISELAAMSVYEDLCLFHQDMVILWLDPSFMPKINSWFHQAQEVIFPDFCPHPRHLREECWHKLDIRRTLLRYIKCTASFRRSESLFVSFQPSSQGKKVSSSTIGGWLRGCITLAHVPQS; encoded by the coding sequence ATGCCACCTGGAGGGCCTTTGTCTCCTGGTGTTCTTCCAGGGGTGCGTCAGCTGCGTTCAGCTTCGATTCCTGTCATTCTGGAGTTTCTGCAAGACGGCCTTGATAAGGGTTTGGCGCCTAACACTCTTCGTCGTCAGGTGGTCGCGCTCTCCACCATCCTGGCCCCTGAGGGTCACCATTCTCTCAGCCGTCACCCCACCATTCACAGTTTTCTTAGGGGGGCGACTAACCTGAGTCCCCCGATGGTTCACAGATACCCAACTTGGGACCTTAATGTGGTCTTGCAGGCTCTGGTCGAACCGCCGTTCGAGCCCCTCAGTTCGGCCAGCTTGAAACATCTGACCTTTAAGACCGTTTTTCTCATTGCCATCACCTCGGCCAGACGTATCTCTGAGCTGGCTGCCATGTCTGTCTATGAGGATTTGTGCTTGTTTCACCAAGACATGGTGATCCTTTGGCTGGATccttctttcatgcctaagattaATTCCTGGTTCCACCAGGCCCAGGAAGTCATCTTCCCTGACTTCTGTCCGCATCCAAGGCATCTTCGCGAGGAGTGCTGGCACAAGCTGGATATTCGCAGGACGCTACTCAGATACATCAAGTGTACGGCCAGTTTTCGACGCTCTGagtcattgtttgtatccttcCAGCCGTCATCTCAGGGCAAGAAGGTCTCCTCGTCTACGATTGGCGGTTGGCTTAGGGGCTGCATAACTCTCGCCCATGTTCCGCAGTCTTGA